In Mycobacterium sp. Aquia_213, the sequence CGTGTCCAACTGCTCGATATCGGCGATCACCGGCTTGGCGCCGGTGGCGGCGACATCGTCGGAGTGGTCGGGATTGCGGAACACCGCGCTCACCCCGTCGCCACGTTCGGTGAGGATGCGGGCCAGCTGTAGTGCGACCTTGCCGTGCCCGCCGAACACGATGATGCGTGCCATGCCTCCGACGGTAGCGCCGTTAGAGCTTGACGCGCCCCATGATGATGTCGATGATCGGCTTGCCCGGGGGGTAAGCGTTGGTCAGCGACGCCATCGTGTGGCCGTAATCCACCAGCACCGTGATCCCGTTGACGCCGAAGGCCGCGGCACTGTTGAGGAACGCCATCACGTCGCCCATCTGCTCGGGCGTGTGCACCTTGGAGCCGGTCTCCTCGCGGTAGTCCTGGGCAAAGGTGAGCCACAGGTCGGCATTGGCCTGGGCCAGCGGGGTGTCGGTCGGGCCCGGGCAAATCGCGTTGATGCGAATGCCCTTCTTCAGCAGCGGCAGGCCCTGGGTCGCCACGTAGGCGTTGACGATCTTCTTGCTGGTGCCGTAGTGGATGATGCCTTCCGACTCGCGCGCCTGCGACCAGGCCACGGCCGCCGCGTAGTCCGGTGTGGCCAAAAAGTCGGTCAGCAGTTCCAGGTCGTTCTCCCAGCCCATGCCGGCGACCGAGGAGATGAAGCAAATCGCCGAGCCGGACGGCAGCTGGTTCTTTTCCAGTAACCGGTCGATGAGGTGGCGGTGCCCGATGAAGTTGATCTTCAGCAGGTCGGTCGCGCCGTCGGCAACACCGGCCGCCGAGAAGAGGGCGTGGACGGGACCGTCCAGCTGCTCGATCGCGGCGTCGATCGACGCGGGGTCGCGCAGGTCGACCTGGATGTACTTGGCTACGTCAAAGCTCACCGGCGCGTAATCCATCACGATGACTTCGGCACCAAGCTCGGCCGCTGACTTGGCCGCCGCGGCGCCCATGCCAGTCGCGCCACCGACAACGAGAGCGCGCTTGCCGTCGTAGCGCAACCGATCGACAATGGTCATGGAAATCCCCTTCTCGGATAATGCCAACGCGGTTCTAACTGCTCAACTGTATGGGTAACAGTTATTTGGTTCAATACCGGGTCCGGATTAAATTAGGTGGTCTTACTTGCCGCGGACGGCGGCACCGCGCAAGACGGTGTCGCGGGTGTGCACCAACGCCGCGCGCTTGCCGATCTCGCGCAGAATGTTCTCCGGTATCCACTGCAGGCCGATGACGCAGCGCGCCAGCATCGCGGTGGAGGGAGCCTCGATGCGGATCTCGCCGGCGCGGATGCCTTCGGAGAGCAGCGATTTCATCTGCCGCAGGCGCGTGGGATACGACCAGCCCGGATTGGCAGTCGGCGGCGATTGCCGCATCCACGCCAGCTGAATCCGGAATTCGTCGGAGAAGCGGTCCAGCGCATTGACGTTGATCCAGCTCAGCGCATCCAGCTTCTCGATGGGGGTGGAATCCGAGCGCAGCACGCTGACCCACCCGGCCTCAACCTTCTGCCCGAACGAAATCATGATCGAGTCGAGAAGTTCGTCCTTGGAGCCGATCACCCGATAGACGGTGCCGGTGCCAAGACCCGCGGCCGACGCGATGTCGCGGATCGTGGTGGCCTCATAACCCTTGCGGCCGAATTCGGTTCGTGCCACCGCACGGACGTGGGCAGCCTTGTCGCTGGGATCGGCGTCGCTGTCGTCGGCCCACGATTCGATGACCGCGCTGGCGGCCGCAAAGGCGTTGGACCGATCCAATGCCGCATCGGTGGGTGGGCGGGCCGCCAACCCCTGCAAGATGATTCGGCACAGCAGCTCGGCGACCTGGTCGGGCGCAGAGTTGTGGCGCATCACGTCGAGCCCGACCTGCAGCATGGTCTGACAGATGCGGTCGGCCAGCGTGGGGAGATCGATGTCGGGCTTGACGTAGCCGCTCCACCTGCCGGCGCGCAGCGTTTGCACCATCGCCTCTTGCACCGCGAGAGACTGCTGCCGGGTCAGGTTCATCAATTCGGGGTCCGCGCTGGGTCCCTCGTAGAACGACATCTGCAGCGCTGCCCGGTGGTGCACCGCGCAGTTGGCGACCGCCGATCCCAGCGCGACGATTTTCTCGGCGGCCGGTCGCGAATCGGCGTCGTCGAGTCTCGCCTGGGCGGTTTCCCCGATGCGGTGCAGATCGTCCTGATAGCGGCGGATCAGCTCGATCAGGATCGCTTCTTTGGATTCGAAGTGGTGATACAGGCTTCCGGGCAGAATCCCCGCCGCGTCGGCGATCTCCTGCAACGAGGTTCGCAATCCCGAGGATGCGATCAAAGACGCGGCGGTCTGCAGGATCTCGGTGCGGCGTGTCCCGGAGTCGTCGTTGCCGGCCTGATCCAGACGATCGGCCGTCGCCCGCTTGCCCTTAGCCAAGGTTTCGGCTTTGGCCATGGCTAACGGTGCGCATATCGAGAGGACTGCGACCGGGACACGCTACGCATTCGTCCTCCTGCCGAACCAAATCTTTGTTAAAGGTTATCAGATTGCCCGATCGGAAACCGGCTCAAATGCGCTGCTAACAGCGGTGACAGCCCATTCTAAGGCCCTACAGCCCGGGACCGTCCCAACTGTCCACCGCGACCACCTCGTCGAGCGGGCGTCGGGGGGCGGGGGAGAAGGTGTGCCCGGACCGCAACCGGCCCACCGGCAGCAGGGCACCCTGGACGAAGGTCGGCGGGATCCCGAG encodes:
- a CDS encoding SDR family oxidoreductase: MTIVDRLRYDGKRALVVGGATGMGAAAAKSAAELGAEVIVMDYAPVSFDVAKYIQVDLRDPASIDAAIEQLDGPVHALFSAAGVADGATDLLKINFIGHRHLIDRLLEKNQLPSGSAICFISSVAGMGWENDLELLTDFLATPDYAAAVAWSQARESEGIIHYGTSKKIVNAYVATQGLPLLKKGIRINAICPGPTDTPLAQANADLWLTFAQDYREETGSKVHTPEQMGDVMAFLNSAAAFGVNGITVLVDYGHTMASLTNAYPPGKPIIDIIMGRVKL
- a CDS encoding TetR/AcrR family transcriptional regulator, which translates into the protein MAKAETLAKGKRATADRLDQAGNDDSGTRRTEILQTAASLIASSGLRTSLQEIADAAGILPGSLYHHFESKEAILIELIRRYQDDLHRIGETAQARLDDADSRPAAEKIVALGSAVANCAVHHRAALQMSFYEGPSADPELMNLTRQQSLAVQEAMVQTLRAGRWSGYVKPDIDLPTLADRICQTMLQVGLDVMRHNSAPDQVAELLCRIILQGLAARPPTDAALDRSNAFAAASAVIESWADDSDADPSDKAAHVRAVARTEFGRKGYEATTIRDIASAAGLGTGTVYRVIGSKDELLDSIMISFGQKVEAGWVSVLRSDSTPIEKLDALSWINVNALDRFSDEFRIQLAWMRQSPPTANPGWSYPTRLRQMKSLLSEGIRAGEIRIEAPSTAMLARCVIGLQWIPENILREIGKRAALVHTRDTVLRGAAVRGK